The sequence acaaagtatattTCCACTGGGGGCAAACAGGAATTGGAGAGAGTGTGAGGACCATCCTATCAGTGATCAGAAAACAAGGATTACTTGGTGATGAGGGATTTTCGAACTACAAGAAAACTCATAAAATAGTgccaatatttgcaaatattacaTGAAATTACCTGCATTCTGAAAGCAGAGAAACACACACTATAAACGTGGCaaaataatttgcttttgatAGCTTTTGATATAACAGAAAAAATGATTTcgatgaaatgaaaaaaagaagtaggGATTTAGGATGGTTAAAAAAAGGAGGAGATGAGGGCGTATATCATTGAAACTCCATATACCTTATTATTcattctgagagaaaaaaaaaatagatgagaaaattcTCTAAGAGGAAAGACTAATAAGATATCAAGCTGGAGGATTTCCTTCTATTTGAATTTGGGAAACAGATGAAATAGAAAGCAAGTTTTTATTTACATAGTGAAAATTAAAATCTAGATTATAGAAGattaatattggtaatttgttatacagaaaaacaaatccaGACTTCCCTTGTTGTCTATGGGTCAAAACAATTTCACCTGGACCCGCCAGAGCTGCATCCTCTTTTGGGGTAGTTGAGGCTCATGTGGAACATAAATAATGCCATTCCTTAGGCTCTGATCCACCCAGGGCCCACACTCAGGGtttttccttaatgttcataagagaaataaacatctggataaaataacaaagaaaaatatattggctccttatttttcatttacacAGGAAAATCAAAATTGTTCttagcttttgctttttttttgttttttggatgtGAGGCAGAAGTCTCAGATTCACACTGAACAGCACACTTACTACGAAAACAGGTGGAAGTTTCTAGAAGCGGGATGGTTGTGATTTGCTCTTTTTGAAACAAAGGTGACTTGATTTACATGAAAGTAAAGTTGGAAGAAATCGCCCTGGCACAGGCCTGATGAGACTTTGGTCCTCCCTAAAAATAACCTCACAGGGTCCTAAATGGAGTATTATGGCTACTTTGAAATGTTTCTGGAGGGTCTGTTCTGTGGAGATTGTGTGCCCCATTTCACTGGGCATGGTGTTCAGGATTGGTGCCAGCATCTGTGCATTTCACAAGTAGTATTGTGTAAATAACCCTAGGCCCATTAATCTGGCAGAAACAGTCAAGAACCCAGTTCCTGCTGCTGCAGCAGGGGGAGGGTACGGTCACAGTGCTACCAATGTCCTAGTAACACCAGCCTCTGGCATCTGAACCCTAACCTCTTTGACACCCTCAGCACACTGCTGTTTTCTATTAGAACTTTTCTTTAGATCCAAAGATCAGGCAATACAATGAATCCGGGCTTTCTGCTACCTCCATCTTCTGCCGCCTGAAATGTAACGCTAAATGTTAAGGTTTAGGTAATATCCTTGGTGATATCTATGCTTGGAAAGAAAAGGACGAAGCATTCTTCCcgacaaaagaaaggaaaaagaataggTGTGAACAGAGGGAAGCTGTCCAGCAACATTTCACACGTGAACGTATGTGATGTGTATGGGGCAAAAGTGAGGTTGCTGATGAAAGCCTTCGTCCGGTCAGGAACATCTCTGACTGGTCATCCAgccatttacaaataaaattcagGAGTTTGCATGTGATATGGAAACAGCTCAGATTCGGAACACAGTTTTCCCAGGAGTGGTCAGACTTCCAGCTCTGAAACAGAGCCTCTTATTTTGAACACATCGTTTCTTTCTCttgttggttttttgaaagatgtAAATACCATTTGGtccccttttttctccttttttatcttgagtaaaagcttaaaataaaaaatgaaaagattccaCGGGCACTATATATCTAAGAGAAAAGCTAACACTGAAGGGAATACATGTCTCCACTTTTATTGCTTTCTGTCAGGGTTGAAATCAGGGAAGATCTGAAAGGATCTTATTTCCTGGCTCTTTTTGCTGGAATCTGGAACCTTTGACCGCTCTACAGGAGAAAAGACTGGGTAGCCCTGCCTCACCTTTATGAATAGAAAGTGTGTCGGCTatgttttcatgataaaaatggaTCTGAGTAGGAtaaccttttccttctttttttttttttttttttgagacaggtgtcctctgtcacccaggctgaagtgcaatggcatgatcatagctcactgcagcctctacctcccatgctcagatgatcctccctcctcagcctcccgagtagctgggaccataggcacaagctgccatgcccagctaatttttgtatttttggtagagatggggtttcatcgtgttgcccaggctgatctcgaactcctgggctcaagcaatgcacccacctcggcctcccaaagtgctgggattacaggtgtgagccaccatgcctggccactttttttctttcaatctaAAATGCGATCCTTTCTTTGAACAAATTTCACTAAACAACATGTTCAAGGGAgcaaagctattaaaaaaaaaaaaaaaagctcgacACAATGAGGGGCCCCGGGCAGGAGTTTAGCctagaagaaaggaggagggaggggaaggaacagGCAAATGAACCGTGCGTGTCCCAAGACAACTGCTGAGGGCAGACCAGAACTAGAATAGCCAGAGATGACGGATGTGACAGGGCTTGGTCAGGGATAAGAAAGGGGATTCCAGCTCTCAGGAAGTAAGGCAAGCACAGGGCTGTGGCAGAATcctgttaaaaaagaaacattctgaAACCAAAATATAAACCAGTCCTTTGCAACTTTGGAATCTTTCTCAAAGGGGCTGGTAACAGGTGAGGGGTACTTGTCATCTAATCTATAAACTAGCAAAATCCTTTTGTAAGTGACTTGGGATCCAGTGCAGATGTGCACTAAAATCACTTTGTTTACAATTACATGTCAATTACAGGGTTCCTCCAAATCCCAAATTGAAGAGAGTTCAGAAGGTATAACTAAAACACAGTGTTAAAATTCTAAATACTCAGTGGATGATTCACAGCAACTCACAACTAAATCCAGGATCTCTGCTGTATTTGCAGAGACATAATTTTATGCTGCTCGGGCTGAGCACACGAAGTACAGTGATACAGAGACAGAACAGGGACTGACACTTGCAGAAACACCTTGGAAGCATGTAGATACAAATAAAAGACACAGCAGAACAAATTGTAACCGTTCACTCCAGCTacagttttataatttcaaccCTCACCTGTTCCCCTCTATGATGCCTTTTTAAACTAGCCATATGGAAAAACAGAAGCTTCAAGTGGGTTGAAGGAAGAGATTTGTGTGGTTTCATACCAGGATGGTTCAGGGGAGACATAAAAGCgacatgaaattttaaatgcaattatTTTAGATTAGAATATTTGGATTGAAAGATCCGGAGGGTATTGTTTTTGATAAGACAGTCCCACTTGACAAGGGCTGTCACCACTCCGGGGCTGTCTGTTGTCAACTAGAGATGAAAGGCCATCAGAAAGAATTAACTTCAGCTTTTAAACAGTTTGAAAATGTCAGAGAGGTCAGAGAAGATCTATTTCTTTATATGGCATATTTACCTGATGAGCTTTTGGGTAACAATGTGCTTTTACTTTCCATTCAAGTTAGTCTAAAATCACGGTAATTGATCACAGGTTAATGACAGCTGACAAGGAAACACTACGATTGGCTGAAGTCTGTGTCAATCACAGCTGTTTCGGGTCTAGGTGGAGCATACTAGATCTAACGGCAGTAATTGGCaactgtggagaaaaaaaaagcaaacaccaatGCTGCTAGGTCTCCTTTTGCATTTTCCATAGCCATTTATTTGGTTTCCAGTTACATGGAAGCCAATTTAAAAGCTTTTGTAACTCACACCTCACTAGTGGACCTATTGTTCCTGTGTTCTCCTGGGGAAGCTCAATGGCCGTTGCAAAAttcaatgtgtatgtgtgtgtgtacgtatatgcacatatatgaaaTGCATGTCAACACTAAATGTAAATATTGGTTTACTTaaccagaaagaaagaatgggaaaAGAAATCTTGGATGTTATTTATGATCCCCTTAGCAAATTCTTTTGAAAGACACATCCGATTTAATATTATGAGGAAGCTTAGTTTCATTTTAAACAACATGAGGCCTGAAGGTGATTTCACATTTCTAACGTACATTCCTCCTTCTAAAGAGGAAGGCGATAAGTTAAAGCAAGTTCAAGTGCTATTGTAGCAAGCTAATTCCCTTCTTCCACATGCGattcagagagaaaggtcaagtcCGCTGTCACTTCTCTCTAACGGATGCTCAGGGTCTGTGTGCACTGAgcatgatatatttaaaagaagCCAAGCACTCGGCCATTTTCTGTGTCAACTGTATTAATCATAAACCCTCCATCTTGAGCAGCAATGAGAGATTAGGTGCAGATGAGTTCGTAAACAGCAAATGCACAGAGTTCTTTCTGCTCTAAACTAAACCCCTGTTTCTCCACCATCTTGAAAGGTACAGAAGTCCCGCAACTGGGAGGAAGGGGCCCTATCATCAGCTGTAATTGATATGACAGGCTGCTTATAACGTGGGAATCTAGCTGCAGACCACGCGGTGGCTGACTTCTGATCAAGCTCTCACAATGAGGTGAGGGAAATAGAAAAGGGCAAATCAAAGGCACTGAATATTTAAGACCAATTCAAGATGTGAATTCTTCCCAGAGAATTGGCTGAAATATACACTGGGGATCGTGCAGGTACATACGTACCTACGACATAATCATTTGTATTCTAAATAGGTAGTCCTGATAGCTTAACAGTTACATGATacaatatacaaaacaaaatcaagaaaactGACCATCTACTTCAATGCTTTTTACCAGTAAGATAAATTTCTACAATTTACTTAACAGATATTTCCATATAAGATGTACATGCCTATGAattgtttattaaaatttatggaaaaaaataaatacagtcatTTGAGCTATTATTAGCAAAAGGTATTGTCTTTGTTAGGACTGTGTTTACAGGAGAAAATCACTGAGGAAACTTTCTTGATAGGCAATTGTGTTATAAAAAAGTATACCATAGGGAGGGCTCTCAAAATgttaacttgtttttttaaaaaaatctcactcAAGCTTCCTCTTCCGGGGACGTTGTCTGCAGGCGCTCAGAATGGTCCAGCGTTTGACATACCGACGTAGGCTTTCCTACAATAGGGCCTCTAACAAAACTAGGCTGTCCCGAACCCCTGGTAATAGAATTGTTTACCTTTATACCAAGAAGGTTGGGAAAGCACCAGAATCTGCATGTGGTGTGTGCCCAGGCAGACTTCGAGGGGTTCGTGCTGTAAGACCTAAAGTTCTTATGAGATTGTCCAAAACAAAGAAACGTGTCAGCAGGGCCTATGGTGGTTCCATGTGTGCTAAATGTGTTCGTGATAGGATCAAGCGTGCTTTCCTTATCGAGGAGCAGAAAATCGTTGTGAAAATGTTGAAGGCACAAGCACAGAGTCAGAAagctaaataaaaaaaatgaaacttttttgagtaataaaaatgaaaagacttgcaaaaaaaaaaatctcactcaAATCATAAGAATTGACATCTTTTCTGGGTAGGAAAATGACAATGCCTCCCTTCAGCTACCCAGATGCTATCCTTCTTATTCATGCAGTCCCCCTTGAGTGTCTTAAATAACATCCTTGTCATCTCTCGTTCACTCCCAAGGCAGTGCTGCCCATGAACCTCTGGCTCTGCACATTGGCCTATACTGCAATAGAGCCACTTCTTTCTACGTCATTAACTAATGTTCAGGCACTGTCAGGTCTCTCATAATGGAAAATCCATGCAATCCACAgggtctttttgtgcctggcaaATGAATTTGTTACAACTGGACACTAGCAGTGTGGTCCGGTGTCTATAGTCCGGTCGATAATGATCATTATTATAGTATTCGACATTCAGGGCAGTTCCTCATATTTGAGTTATCTGAGGATGCCAGACTGTAAGAGGTTAGGTGACCATCACCATCCTCTGGTGCTCTTAAAAACTTGCTGGTGATTCTCCACCAAATTAAACTGTAACACATCCTGTAACTAGAAAATTCTATCCTGCCACAAATGCAAAGATAGATAAGATTCAGGAGATCTTCTGATGAGCCAAGCACTTGGCCAAGTTCTtgacatttttaatgtaatttttaaataataaacctAGGAGGATTGTTGTCATTCTCTACctgcagatgaggacactgaagctcagaaaatttcagtaacttacccaaggttcCACAGCTCATAATGACAAGGTTGATATTCAAAATTAGATTTATTTCTATCACCTTACGGAGAGATAAAAGAGCTGAGAAGCACTTCGTCAAGACTCACATGTGGATTTCAAACCACAGACAGATGGCTGCAACTCCAGCTCCCTTAGTTTATATCTGAAAAAGTCTCCTGTTGATGGAAACAGATTTGAActttgaaaaaggcaaaacaagcTCTGATAATTCTTTGAAGGTGAAGCAGCGCACCTAGACTAAGGATGACCCCAAAGAGGCCAGGTGGACACATTAGATCTTGGTACCAATTGATTCAATCCTGGACATTCATTCATGTTTTGTTGCTCTCCCTCGGTAGTTTAGAAAATTGCACTTTTGAACTAGAATCCTGGCCTAATTTGTGACAAGAGGCATGAGATGTGATGGGACCATGACTTGTCACAGCTGACTACTGTGGATAATTTAGAGGGCACTTCTGGAGGAGGGAGGTGGAAAGAAGAGCATATTTTAAATCGGGAATATCCTAGTTTATTAAAACATTGATTAGTTCCCATATCAATGGGTGTTTAAGATGGGAAGATAAGAAAAATTCAATATAAAAGCTGTCTTCTGAGAAGATTCAAGGAAAGGACACTTTCAAAATTCTTCCCAAAGctatataaatgttaataaaaataagcactatggagaaaataaaaatataggtctgtggccgggcgtggtggctcacgcctgtaatcctagcactttgggaggctgaggcatgcagatcacgaggtcaggagatcgaaaccccatctctactaaaactacaaaaaattagccaggtatggtggcgggcgcctgtagttccagctactcgggaggctgaggcaggagaatggcatgaacccgggaggcagagctggcagtgaacagagatcatgccactgcactccagcctgggtgacagagcaagactgtgtctcaaaaaaaaaaaaaaaaaaaaatata comes from Symphalangus syndactylus isolate Jambi chromosome 11, NHGRI_mSymSyn1-v2.1_pri, whole genome shotgun sequence and encodes:
- the LOC129457730 gene encoding large ribosomal subunit protein eL34-like, giving the protein MVQRLTYRRRLSYNRASNKTRLSRTPGNRIVYLYTKKVGKAPESACGVCPGRLRGVRAVRPKVLMRLSKTKKRVSRAYGGSMCAKCVRDRIKRAFLIEEQKIVVKMLKAQAQSQKAK